The Candidatus Acidiferrales bacterium genome has a segment encoding these proteins:
- the hemA gene encoding glutamyl-tRNA reductase, producing the protein MLKLTAVSINHRTANVEAREKIFYSPEEIRGISEEIKSVSRESLIVSTCNRTELYLLPSAEPQTHVDLYRFVRAGKRLGDDEVRADYETFEGFEAIRHLFSVASGIDSLMLGDIQILGQVKEAYNTGVELGMVGTIMHHAAQAALKAGKRAKSETKVSEGAISVSYAAVELAEKIFGNLKGRTAMLIGAGETAELAAKDLKPKDIGKLYIANRTIERAKNLTEEIGIGEAIPLDAITQELAECDIVISSVGGSEYIMTREMVAAAMKGREDDPLLVIDIGVPRNVDPAARKISNVFLNDIDSLNLIVEKNMEMRRSEIPAVRRIVDEELNDFIKWYNSLEVGPTIKRLRDKIEQIRIEEIKRYKNKMTGQEAEIVEEITRSLVNKILHEPFTNLKNAENGISLVDRVKLIKTLFGLAEEAHKDENENSSS; encoded by the coding sequence ATGTTGAAATTAACTGCGGTTTCGATAAACCATCGAACCGCAAATGTGGAAGCACGAGAAAAAATATTCTATTCTCCGGAAGAAATAAGGGGAATCTCTGAAGAAATAAAATCCGTATCCCGCGAGTCGCTCATTGTCTCGACGTGCAATCGTACAGAGCTCTATCTTCTTCCTTCTGCTGAACCTCAAACTCACGTCGACCTGTACAGGTTCGTGCGGGCAGGGAAAAGACTTGGTGATGATGAGGTTCGAGCCGATTACGAAACATTCGAGGGATTCGAAGCGATACGACATCTTTTCTCCGTCGCCAGCGGGATCGATTCACTTATGTTGGGTGACATCCAGATCCTGGGTCAAGTAAAAGAAGCGTATAACACCGGGGTCGAACTAGGCATGGTCGGGACGATCATGCACCATGCGGCTCAAGCGGCGCTCAAGGCCGGGAAGCGAGCGAAGTCGGAAACGAAAGTTTCGGAGGGAGCGATTTCCGTAAGCTACGCGGCTGTCGAACTAGCCGAGAAAATATTTGGGAATTTAAAAGGCAGGACCGCGATGTTGATCGGTGCAGGCGAGACAGCCGAGCTTGCGGCAAAAGACCTGAAGCCGAAGGATATCGGAAAACTCTACATCGCAAACCGTACTATCGAACGTGCCAAGAATCTTACCGAGGAGATCGGTATTGGTGAGGCAATTCCCCTGGATGCCATTACACAAGAATTGGCCGAATGTGATATTGTCATTTCGAGTGTCGGAGGTTCGGAATATATAATGACACGCGAGATGGTCGCAGCAGCCATGAAAGGACGTGAAGACGATCCGCTTCTCGTGATCGATATCGGCGTGCCCCGCAACGTCGATCCGGCGGCAAGAAAAATCTCCAATGTTTTCCTGAACGACATAGATTCCCTCAATCTCATCGTCGAGAAGAATATGGAGATGCGTCGCTCGGAGATCCCCGCTGTGAGGAGAATCGTAGACGAGGAACTAAACGATTTCATAAAGTGGTACAATTCTCTCGAAGTCGGCCCGACAATAAAGAGACTTCGCGATAAGATTGAGCAGATCAGGATTGAGGAAATCAAGCGTTACAAGAACAAGATGACGGGACAGGAAGCCGAAATTGTAGAAGAAATAACCCGTTCCCTTGTGAATAAAATTCTGCATGAACCATTCACGAATTTGAAAAATGCGGAGAACGGGATTTCGCTCGTCGACCGCGTGAAACTGATTAAGACTTTGTTCGGACTCGCTGAAGAAGCCCACAAGGATGAAAATGAAAACAGTTCATCCTGA
- the hemC gene encoding hydroxymethylbilane synthase produces MKTVHPEQSRSIKIGTRGSQLALYQANLVAEFLRKSHPQTEIEIVTIKTTGDKILDSPLSKIGDKGLFTREIEKAILDSEIDCAVHSLKDLPTQLPDGLRMIAFGEREDVRDALIAQDGMKLLELPKGSTVATGSLRRRSQLLHLRSDLNLVDIRGNLNTRLRKLESEGFAGMFLAYAGVKRLGMTDKVTEILEPEMFLPAVGQGIIAVEAREDNEHVHDFLSAFNDANSELSAVAERAFLRRLEGGCQVPIGVYTSFGENKLTGMVASLDGENLIKDHVGFDKNQPEKCGVDLAERLISLGADKILDEIRASSN; encoded by the coding sequence ATGAAAACAGTTCATCCTGAGCAGAGCCGAAGCATCAAAATCGGTACCCGCGGCAGTCAGCTCGCGCTTTATCAGGCAAATCTCGTCGCGGAGTTTTTGCGTAAGAGTCATCCGCAGACTGAGATTGAAATTGTTACGATCAAGACAACGGGAGACAAAATTCTCGATTCACCGCTGTCGAAGATCGGGGATAAAGGACTTTTCACGAGAGAGATCGAGAAGGCGATTCTCGATAGCGAGATAGATTGTGCCGTACATAGTTTGAAAGATCTGCCGACGCAGTTGCCAGATGGCCTGAGGATGATTGCCTTCGGTGAACGCGAGGATGTCCGCGATGCACTCATTGCCCAGGACGGCATGAAGCTTCTCGAGCTTCCCAAAGGTTCGACGGTAGCTACGGGAAGCTTGAGACGCCGTTCGCAGCTTCTTCATTTGAGAAGCGACCTGAATCTTGTCGACATCCGCGGAAATCTGAACACCCGTCTCCGCAAGCTTGAGAGCGAAGGATTTGCAGGGATGTTCCTTGCATACGCGGGCGTCAAGAGACTTGGAATGACGGACAAGGTGACGGAGATTCTTGAACCTGAAATGTTCCTTCCTGCAGTCGGGCAGGGGATTATCGCCGTCGAAGCACGCGAGGATAATGAACATGTTCATGATTTCCTTTCCGCCTTCAACGACGCGAACTCCGAATTGTCCGCGGTAGCAGAGCGGGCATTCCTTCGACGTCTTGAGGGGGGCTGTCAGGTGCCGATTGGAGTATACACCTCCTTCGGGGAGAACAAATTGACCGGTATGGTTGCATCGCTCGACGGTGAAAATTTAATTAAAGATCACGTCGGGTTTGACAAAAATCAGCCCGAAAAATGTGGAGTGGATCTCGCCGAAAGATTGATTTCTCTAGGCGCGGACAAAATATTGGATGAAATAAGAGCGTCGTCAAACTAA
- a CDS encoding uroporphyrinogen-III synthase: MVKPEELPLLNKRIVVTRAEDQSEEIVGMLKKAGATVIQVPTIKIVPADLSSEDQSFISSFCEYDAIIFPSANAVRSFFAKVNHNPSSKVKPHIITIGKKTGEAVKEFGITPDFIPGKFTSQDLMKSLAYFKWKAKRVLIPVGNLSNNELADFMRSNGAFVDQVVVYNTLPNNSIEDKIKSEIGSGQFDLVVFYSPSQAKNFIDIFGIDILKKKQIATIGPTTRKAVEHYGLEVAIMPDNSTTENLVASLLEYEKT, encoded by the coding sequence ATGGTGAAGCCGGAAGAATTGCCGCTTTTGAACAAACGGATCGTGGTAACGCGCGCCGAGGATCAGTCCGAAGAGATCGTTGGGATGCTGAAGAAGGCAGGTGCAACAGTTATTCAAGTTCCGACGATAAAAATTGTCCCGGCTGATTTGTCCTCCGAGGATCAGTCATTCATTTCGTCGTTCTGCGAATATGATGCTATAATATTTCCCTCTGCGAACGCAGTGAGAAGTTTCTTTGCCAAAGTCAATCACAACCCGAGCTCGAAAGTCAAGCCGCACATCATCACGATCGGCAAAAAAACTGGCGAAGCAGTCAAAGAGTTTGGCATCACTCCCGACTTTATCCCGGGCAAATTTACGTCGCAAGATTTGATGAAGTCTCTGGCATATTTTAAATGGAAAGCAAAGAGGGTTTTGATACCTGTCGGAAATTTGTCCAACAATGAGCTTGCTGATTTCATGAGGTCCAACGGCGCCTTCGTGGATCAAGTGGTCGTATATAATACTCTGCCAAACAATTCAATTGAGGATAAGATAAAATCCGAGATTGGATCAGGGCAATTCGACCTGGTGGTCTTCTACAGCCCGTCGCAAGCAAAAAATTTTATCGACATATTCGGCATCGACATCTTGAAGAAAAAGCAAATCGCAACTATAGGTCCGACGACGAGAAAAGCTGTGGAGCACTACGGCCTCGAAGTCGCAATTATGCCTGATAATTCAACCACTGAAAACCTGGTCGCCAGCTTGTTAGAATATGAAAAAACTTGA
- the hemE gene encoding uroporphyrinogen decarboxylase → MKKLDNDLILRVLRGEPVERTPIWIMRQAGRYLPEYMRVRAHHDFLTLCKTPELSAEVTIQPVDIIGVDAAIIFSDILLLPEAMGMNLIVEEGKGGPRFTNPIKSRNEISTIHDVDCVSQMKFLADAIQITVARLNGRVPLIGFCGSPWTMLAYMVEGRGGEFVHARAMLYDDPSTAHQLLEILTRNCISYLRMQVEAGANLAQIFDTWAGILTPPLYEEFSLRYIREIVDVLRKEIPIIVFSKGANLSLEKIGAMEASAVGVDWTIPINEAGRKIRGVIQGNLDPAVLFSSPEVIATEAEKILRSVPKAKHIFNLGHGILPSTPMDNVKSLVDFVKSWRVD, encoded by the coding sequence ATGAAAAAACTTGATAACGATTTAATCCTGAGAGTCCTTCGCGGCGAGCCGGTCGAACGAACTCCGATCTGGATCATGCGTCAGGCCGGCAGGTATTTACCGGAATATATGAGGGTTCGAGCGCACCATGATTTTCTAACCCTGTGCAAAACGCCTGAGCTTTCCGCGGAAGTGACGATTCAGCCTGTCGATATCATAGGCGTTGATGCTGCAATAATCTTCTCGGATATCCTTTTGCTTCCGGAGGCGATGGGAATGAATCTTATCGTCGAAGAGGGAAAGGGCGGGCCGCGATTCACGAACCCTATCAAAAGCAGGAATGAAATCTCAACGATTCACGATGTGGACTGTGTGAGCCAGATGAAGTTCCTTGCAGATGCAATCCAGATAACGGTTGCACGGCTTAACGGCAGAGTTCCACTCATCGGTTTCTGCGGTTCGCCCTGGACAATGCTTGCATACATGGTTGAAGGAAGAGGTGGAGAATTCGTTCACGCGCGGGCGATGCTTTACGACGACCCTTCGACGGCTCACCAGCTTCTTGAAATACTGACGAGGAATTGCATCTCATATTTGAGAATGCAGGTCGAAGCCGGTGCAAACCTGGCTCAAATCTTCGATACGTGGGCAGGAATATTGACGCCGCCGCTCTATGAGGAGTTCTCGCTTCGTTATATTCGCGAGATTGTCGATGTACTCCGGAAAGAAATTCCCATTATCGTATTTTCAAAAGGAGCAAATCTGTCTCTCGAAAAAATCGGTGCGATGGAAGCGTCGGCCGTCGGTGTCGACTGGACGATACCTATAAACGAAGCAGGAAGGAAGATCAGAGGAGTCATTCAAGGAAATCTCGACCCTGCTGTTCTGTTTTCAAGTCCTGAAGTCATTGCGACTGAGGCTGAGAAAATACTGCGAAGCGTACCCAAAGCGAAGCATATTTTTAATCTCGGCCATGGAATATTGCCGAGCACCCCGATGGACAATGTCAAGAGTCTTGTCGACTTTGTGAAATCTTGGAGAGTCGATTGA
- the hemH gene encoding ferrochelatase, with the protein MAERVGVVLFNLGGPLSLDDVEEFLFNLFMDPYIIEIPLRGFLRRGLVRFIAKRRAEKTAYYYKIMGGKSPQYELTMKQAAALERVLGEKLNAKVYVGMRYFKPTIRETYEALLKDDIENVILLPLYPHYSRTTTLSSFAEWNKAAKNLKGRMKVLQIESYHDYPLYIDAVADRISEGLSRFLGGVRKTVYILFSAHGVPERIIRRGDPYQRQIIETVDLVSTKFPNPHSLAYQSRVGPIKWLGPPTLDEIKRLAANEVKNLLVVPISFVSEHSETLYEVNHLFRNEARQAGIDHFEMMPALNDSPKFIEALSRLVVNRAGEFNLREQSVQRK; encoded by the coding sequence ATGGCAGAAAGAGTCGGTGTAGTTTTGTTCAATCTCGGTGGGCCGCTTTCCCTGGATGATGTCGAAGAATTTCTTTTCAACCTCTTCATGGATCCGTACATAATTGAGATACCTCTGAGAGGTTTCTTGCGAAGAGGATTGGTCCGGTTTATCGCGAAAAGGCGTGCAGAAAAGACCGCTTATTATTATAAAATCATGGGAGGAAAATCTCCGCAGTATGAATTGACCATGAAGCAGGCCGCCGCACTCGAAAGGGTGCTGGGCGAGAAACTTAATGCGAAAGTGTATGTAGGGATGAGATATTTCAAACCGACAATCAGGGAGACTTATGAAGCGCTCTTGAAGGACGATATCGAGAATGTAATTTTGCTCCCTCTTTATCCACATTATTCACGCACGACGACTCTGTCGAGTTTTGCTGAATGGAATAAGGCCGCGAAGAATCTGAAGGGAAGAATGAAAGTTCTTCAGATTGAAAGCTATCACGATTATCCTCTTTATATCGATGCCGTAGCTGATCGGATCAGCGAGGGTCTTTCAAGATTTCTGGGCGGCGTTCGGAAAACCGTGTATATTCTGTTCAGTGCCCATGGTGTTCCTGAAAGAATCATAAGACGGGGTGATCCGTATCAGCGCCAGATAATTGAGACTGTCGATCTCGTTTCAACAAAATTTCCGAATCCGCATTCTCTAGCTTATCAAAGCCGTGTCGGACCTATCAAGTGGCTCGGACCTCCGACTCTCGACGAAATAAAAAGACTAGCAGCGAATGAAGTCAAGAATTTATTGGTTGTCCCGATAAGTTTTGTCAGCGAGCACTCAGAGACTCTATATGAGGTGAACCATCTTTTCCGGAACGAGGCGAGGCAAGCAGGCATTGACCACTTTGAAATGATGCCTGCACTCAACGACTCCCCGAAATTCATCGAAGCTTTGTCTCGGCTTGTGGTCAACAGGGCTGGAGAATTCAACCTTCGAGAACAGAGCGTTCAGCGAAAATGA
- the hemG gene encoding protoporphyrinogen oxidase, producing the protein MKVAVVGAGISGLSTAHFLRKGGADVVMLEKNNYPGGTIGSRVVDGYLVENGPNSTSETNLIIDELLNDLGIQDEKVYADENARYRFILRNGRLHALPSGIGSFITTKLWTVGGKVRLFGEPFVGRANHEESIADFVTRRLGAEFLDYAINPFVAGVYAGNPSELSVRAAFPKLYALEEKYGGLLKGTIKGAGERRRRSEKAKVSAKLFAFKSGMGILPTTIARKFEGAVCYNTSVVEAKSEGRKFIIRFSADGKTDSGNFDSVVLSTPSFAAAEIVKSWLPALSGELAKIKYPPVAVAVLGYGKEQVKTDLRGFGFLVPEIENRKILGTIWSSSIFPNRAPDGFVEFTTFVGGSRQPKVIRSSPEEIAKIAHEENSALMKIEGMPAFQSVSKWEKAIPQYNIGHLSIMDAVSHVESLHKGFYICSNYRDGISVADCIANGKKTAEAILAGVK; encoded by the coding sequence ATGAAAGTTGCAGTCGTCGGAGCGGGAATTTCGGGACTCTCTACGGCCCATTTCCTGAGAAAGGGTGGAGCCGACGTGGTGATGTTGGAAAAAAATAACTATCCGGGCGGCACAATAGGATCGAGAGTCGTGGACGGCTACTTGGTTGAAAACGGACCAAATAGCACATCCGAGACAAATCTCATCATCGACGAATTGCTGAATGATCTGGGCATCCAAGATGAAAAAGTTTATGCGGATGAAAATGCCAGATATCGCTTCATCCTGCGCAATGGAAGGCTTCATGCGCTTCCTTCAGGAATCGGCTCATTCATCACGACCAAATTGTGGACTGTCGGTGGGAAGGTCAGGCTCTTCGGCGAACCGTTTGTCGGGCGTGCGAACCATGAAGAGTCTATAGCGGATTTTGTGACCCGACGTCTGGGCGCGGAGTTCCTCGACTATGCCATCAACCCGTTCGTGGCGGGAGTTTATGCCGGCAATCCATCGGAGCTGAGTGTGCGGGCGGCGTTTCCCAAATTGTACGCTCTCGAAGAAAAGTACGGCGGCTTGCTTAAAGGAACTATCAAAGGCGCGGGGGAAAGAAGAAGACGCTCCGAGAAAGCAAAAGTGTCGGCGAAACTCTTCGCATTCAAAAGCGGAATGGGGATTTTGCCGACGACGATTGCACGTAAATTTGAGGGCGCGGTCTGTTATAACACGTCGGTGGTAGAAGCGAAATCGGAAGGCAGAAAATTCATCATACGTTTTTCGGCAGATGGGAAGACGGATTCGGGAAATTTTGATTCGGTGGTGCTTTCCACGCCTTCGTTCGCTGCTGCCGAGATTGTGAAATCATGGCTGCCTGCCCTATCGGGTGAGCTGGCTAAAATAAAATATCCGCCGGTTGCAGTCGCGGTTCTTGGCTATGGAAAGGAACAGGTAAAAACTGATTTGCGCGGATTCGGTTTTCTTGTCCCTGAAATTGAGAATAGAAAGATTCTCGGAACAATCTGGAGCTCGAGCATTTTTCCAAACCGTGCACCGGACGGCTTCGTCGAGTTCACAACGTTTGTCGGTGGATCTCGCCAGCCGAAAGTGATAAGATCATCGCCGGAAGAAATCGCGAAGATCGCTCATGAGGAAAATTCCGCATTGATGAAAATCGAAGGCATGCCGGCATTTCAGTCGGTTTCTAAATGGGAGAAAGCCATTCCGCAATACAATATCGGCCACCTTTCTATCATGGATGCCGTAAGCCATGTTGAAAGCCTCCATAAAGGATTTTATATTTGCAGTAATTATAGGGACGGCATTTCGGTGGCCGACTGTATCGCAAATGGAAAGAAGACAGCCGAAGCAATTTTGGCAGGAGTGAAATGA
- the hemB gene encoding porphobilinogen synthase gives MITMAEYQKKTGFPTVRMRRLRMTETMREMVRETVLQPSDFIYPMFVIPGKKVRHEISSMPNVFQLSVDELVRECEGVLKSGVKSVILFGIPSHKDEYGSEAYDENGIVQQAIRELKKTLPDLFIITDVCLCEYTSHGHCGILKEIGPGQVEILNDETLELLAKESLTHVQAGADMVAPSDMMDGRVEAIRNLLDENGFPSTPIMSYAAKYASGFYGPFREAAESTPKFGDRKSHQMDPANTNEAVREVALDINEGADIVMVKPALAYLDVIYRVKNEFKMPTAAYQVSGEYSMIKAAAKNGWLDEQRIMIETLTAIKRAGADLILTYYAVDAAKLLKK, from the coding sequence ATGATTACGATGGCCGAATATCAAAAGAAGACTGGATTCCCGACCGTAAGGATGCGCCGGTTGAGAATGACAGAAACAATGCGTGAAATGGTCCGCGAGACGGTGCTTCAACCTTCCGATTTTATTTATCCGATGTTCGTTATTCCCGGCAAAAAAGTCAGACACGAGATTTCTTCGATGCCGAACGTCTTCCAGCTTTCTGTCGACGAACTCGTACGCGAATGCGAGGGAGTTTTGAAATCGGGAGTGAAATCGGTGATACTCTTCGGAATTCCATCGCATAAGGATGAGTACGGCTCGGAAGCATACGACGAAAACGGAATTGTCCAGCAGGCAATTCGCGAATTGAAGAAAACACTGCCTGATCTGTTCATCATCACCGATGTCTGCTTGTGTGAGTACACATCGCATGGGCATTGCGGCATATTGAAGGAAATCGGACCGGGCCAGGTGGAGATATTGAATGACGAAACCCTCGAGCTTCTTGCGAAAGAATCGTTGACACATGTGCAGGCAGGCGCCGACATGGTCGCTCCTAGCGACATGATGGACGGAAGAGTCGAGGCGATAAGGAATTTGCTCGACGAAAACGGTTTTCCTTCCACGCCGATAATGAGCTACGCAGCGAAGTACGCTTCGGGTTTCTACGGGCCTTTCCGTGAGGCTGCAGAATCGACGCCGAAGTTTGGAGACCGCAAGAGTCACCAGATGGATCCGGCGAATACGAACGAGGCGGTTCGCGAGGTTGCGCTCGATATTAATGAAGGTGCCGACATTGTCATGGTGAAACCTGCACTGGCGTATCTTGATGTGATATATCGTGTCAAAAATGAATTCAAGATGCCAACCGCCGCTTACCAGGTCAGCGGTGAATACTCGATGATAAAAGCTGCGGCAAAAAACGGCTGGCTCGACGAGCAGAGAATCATGATAGAAACACTGACTGCCATCAAGCGGGCAGGCGCAGATTTGATACTGACCTACTACGCTGTTGATGCGGCGAAACTGTTGAAGAAATAG
- a CDS encoding NAD-dependent epimerase/dehydratase family protein codes for MQKVFVTGANGLIGSNLCHRLTGLGYEVVALVRRESNLLGLRDFSGKTVYGSILDQESLSKSMDGAEFVFHAAGLVTFDNRRREELFRVNVEGTRNVMNAALKVGVKKVVHTSSVAAIGVPSAGDIADETVIYNREKYNVAYSDSKHFGEVEVEKAIQRGLNAVIVNPASIVGQRDVYSHFGILLRVLKGKKVVPYVSGGMCVVGIDDVVEGEIAALKCGRIGEKYILGSENISFKDLFEKIGEVVGSAEPNVRLPIWMAKAAASLLELLSSVTGKPPVLTKAHVVSATLPHYFSSENAKRELGFQPHPIMDAIKKAYDWYVENNLI; via the coding sequence ATGCAAAAAGTTTTCGTCACGGGTGCTAACGGGTTAATCGGCTCGAATCTTTGTCACAGGCTGACGGGGCTCGGATACGAAGTCGTTGCCTTGGTTCGTCGGGAATCGAACCTCCTTGGATTGAGAGATTTTTCCGGGAAAACCGTATATGGAAGCATTCTCGATCAAGAGAGTCTCTCGAAGTCGATGGACGGAGCGGAGTTTGTATTTCACGCGGCCGGTCTGGTTACATTTGACAACAGGCGGCGCGAAGAATTATTTCGCGTGAATGTTGAAGGGACTCGGAATGTGATGAATGCTGCCCTTAAAGTTGGCGTAAAGAAAGTGGTACATACGAGTTCGGTCGCCGCCATCGGTGTTCCTTCTGCCGGTGATATCGCAGACGAGACGGTGATTTACAACAGGGAAAAATACAATGTCGCATACAGCGACAGCAAGCATTTTGGAGAAGTCGAGGTTGAAAAGGCGATCCAACGCGGATTGAATGCCGTCATCGTGAATCCGGCGTCTATCGTAGGACAACGCGACGTTTATTCGCATTTCGGAATCCTCCTGCGAGTGTTGAAAGGAAAAAAGGTCGTCCCTTATGTGAGCGGCGGAATGTGTGTCGTTGGTATAGATGACGTTGTCGAGGGAGAGATCGCTGCTTTGAAATGCGGACGGATCGGAGAGAAGTACATTCTCGGAAGCGAAAATATTTCTTTCAAAGACCTCTTCGAGAAGATTGGAGAAGTTGTTGGCTCCGCCGAGCCGAACGTTCGACTTCCAATTTGGATGGCAAAAGCGGCCGCGTCGCTGCTCGAACTCTTATCGAGCGTGACGGGTAAACCGCCGGTTCTGACGAAAGCTCATGTTGTCAGTGCCACTCTCCCGCATTATTTCTCGTCTGAAAATGCAAAACGAGAACTCGGCTTCCAGCCGCATCCCATCATGGATGCGATTAAAAAGGCTTACGATTGGTACGTTGAAAATAATTTGATTTGA
- the hemL gene encoding glutamate-1-semialdehyde 2,1-aminomutase, which produces MKKLNTAKSAKLFSEAKKYLPGGVNSPVRAFKSVGRDPLFISKAKGQYVYDVDGNKFLDFVGSWGPMILGHAHPKVVAAIKNAAANGTSFGAPTLYEVEMAKLVCKMMPSVEVVRMVNSGTEATMSAVRVARAFTNRDKIIKFAGCYHGHFDSFLIKAGSGATTFGIPDSPGVPKELAAETLVAEFNDITSVVRLFNDNRNEIAAVIVEPVVGNMGVVIPENNFLNQLLEIAHTNGALFILDEVMTGFRLAPGGAQEIYGVKPDLTTFGKIIGGGLPVGAYGGREEIMRMISPDGPVYQAGTLSGNPLAMAAGIAQLKILNAQKSLYRKLEKMGKFLEDGINDNLKKLGLNYRFNRAGSMFTLFFSTEEVRNFSSALKSDTKKFAGYFNEMLKRGVYLPPSQFEAAFISAAHTDKDIEKTIAANHEALKVVG; this is translated from the coding sequence ATGAAAAAATTGAATACCGCGAAAAGCGCAAAACTTTTTTCTGAGGCAAAAAAGTATTTGCCGGGCGGAGTGAACTCCCCCGTCAGAGCTTTCAAGTCCGTCGGGCGTGATCCGCTTTTCATCAGCAAAGCCAAGGGGCAATACGTTTATGATGTCGACGGAAATAAGTTCTTAGACTTTGTCGGCTCATGGGGGCCGATGATTTTAGGTCACGCCCATCCAAAGGTAGTCGCCGCGATCAAGAATGCCGCCGCAAACGGGACTAGTTTTGGGGCGCCGACGCTTTATGAAGTCGAGATGGCGAAACTCGTATGCAAGATGATGCCGTCCGTCGAAGTCGTAAGAATGGTAAACAGCGGTACCGAGGCCACGATGAGCGCTGTGAGGGTGGCGCGAGCTTTCACGAACCGCGACAAGATCATAAAGTTTGCCGGATGCTATCATGGGCACTTCGACAGCTTTCTAATCAAAGCCGGCTCGGGGGCAACAACATTCGGCATTCCTGACTCGCCGGGAGTTCCGAAAGAATTGGCTGCGGAGACTCTTGTCGCAGAGTTCAACGATATCACATCTGTCGTAAGGCTTTTCAACGACAACAGGAATGAGATCGCGGCTGTGATAGTGGAGCCGGTTGTTGGCAACATGGGTGTGGTGATCCCTGAAAACAACTTTTTGAATCAGCTCCTGGAGATAGCTCACACAAATGGCGCGCTTTTCATCCTCGATGAAGTGATGACAGGTTTTCGGCTTGCTCCAGGTGGTGCACAGGAGATTTACGGAGTCAAGCCGGACCTTACAACTTTCGGAAAAATTATCGGCGGTGGACTTCCGGTCGGAGCTTATGGTGGTCGGGAAGAAATTATGCGCATGATTTCGCCTGACGGGCCGGTCTATCAGGCAGGAACACTTTCCGGAAATCCTCTTGCGATGGCGGCGGGGATTGCCCAGCTGAAGATTTTGAACGCGCAAAAGAGTCTATACAGGAAACTAGAGAAGATGGGAAAGTTTCTTGAGGATGGAATAAACGACAATCTGAAAAAGCTCGGACTGAATTACAGGTTTAACCGGGCGGGCTCAATGTTTACTCTGTTTTTTTCAACGGAAGAAGTCCGCAATTTTTCATCTGCACTGAAGAGCGATACGAAAAAATTTGCAGGTTATTTTAACGAGATGCTGAAGCGCGGGGTTTATCTTCCACCTTCACAGTTTGAAGCGGCGTTCATTTCGGCCGCGCACACTGATAAGGATATAGAAAAGACAATTGCGGCGAACCACGAGGCACTGAAAGTAGTAGGATGA